One region of Triticum aestivum cultivar Chinese Spring chromosome 6B, IWGSC CS RefSeq v2.1, whole genome shotgun sequence genomic DNA includes:
- the LOC123136014 gene encoding general transcription and DNA repair factor IIH subunit TFB4 gives MTSAHSKLYSDDVSLVVVVVDTNPFFWAGAALPFADFLSHLIHFVNSLLLLSNLNHVVIIAAGVSSCAYVFDSGNAGASGAADVAETLGKASRKMEEFIKQDARETASNGTVADGGAASLFSGALSLALCYIQRIFRSGTRHPQPRILCLQGSPDGPEQYVAVMNSIFSAQRSMVPIDTCIVGTQDSAFLQQASYITGGVYMKPQELSGLFQYLAAVFATDLHSRTFLRLPKTLGVDFRASCFCHKKTIDMGYVCSVCLSIFCKYHKKCSTCGSEFSRVSMPDLNSLPDQRQ, from the exons ATGACCTCGGCGCACTCCAAGCTCTACTCCG ATGACGTCAGCCTCGTCGTGGTGGTCGTCGACACCAACCCCTTCTTCTGGGCCGGCGCCGCGCTCCCCTTCGCCGACTTCTTGTCCCAC CTGATCCACTTCGTGAACTCGCTCCTGCTGCTGAGCAACCTCAACCACGTGGTCATCATCGCAGCGGGTGTCAGCTCCTGCGCCTACGTCTTCGACTCGGGCAATGCTGGTGCCTCCGGCGCGGCAGATGTTGCTGAAACCTTAGGCAAGGCGAGCCGCAAGATGGAGGAGTTCATTAAGCAGGATGCCCGTGAGACTGCCAGCAATGGCACCGTTGCTGATGGCGGTGCGGCGTCGCTGTTTTCTGGCGCGCTGTCCCTTGCTCTGTGCT ATATACAGAGGATTTTTCGGTCTGGTACTCGGCATCCCCAACCTCGG ATTTTGTGCCTGCAGGGTTCTCCAGACGGACCTGAACA ATATGTGGCTGTGATGAATTCGATATTTTCGGCTCAACGATCCATG GTTCCAATCGATACATGTATTGTGGGGACCCAAGACTCCGCTTTCTTGCAGCAG GCTTCATATATAACAGGAGGAGTTTATATGAAGCCCCAAGAACTAAGTGGTCTATTTCAATACCTTGCT GCTGTATTTGCAACGGACTTACACTCCAGAACTTTTCTGCGCCTCCCTAAGACCCTGGGAGTAGATTTCCGTGCCTC ATGTTTCTGCCACAAGAAGACTATAGACATGGGATATGTTTGTTCAGTTTGCTTGTCAATATTCTGCAAGTATCATAAGAAATGTTCAACTTGTGG gtcagaattcagccgtgtcagCATGCCTGATTTAAACTCCTTGCCAGATCAAAGGCAGTAG